TTCTGAAATCTTAAGAGTTTGGGTTGCAATGAGTGATTATCAATCAGATTTAAAAATCTCTGATAATATCTTAAAACAAAATGCTGAACTTTATAGAAAAATTAGAAATACAGCAAGATTCCTTTTAGCAAATATTGATGATTTAGATGCAATTGTTGATGTTGAAAAAATGGGTGAATTAGATAAATGGGTTTTAAATAAAGCTAAAAAAGTTTTTGATGAAATTGAAGATTCTTTCTCATCTTATGAGTTCTCTAAAGGTTTAAATAAATTAAATAACTTCTTAGTTGTTGATTTATCAGGTATCTATTTAGATGTTTGTAAAGATAGACTATATTGTGATGATAAAAATGATATTCATAGAAGAAGCTCTCAAAGTGCAATGGCAATTATTGCGAAAAAACTAATTTCAACATTAGCTTGTATTTTAACTTATACAATGGATGAGTTATTAGAGTATGCACCTGAATTTATAAAAGGTGATGCAAAAGATATCTTTGATTTTGAAAAACAAATTTTACCAGTAGTTGAAACTAATCTTAATGAAGAAGTTTTATTAAAAGCTAAAGAAAAATTTTCTGAAGCAATTGATACACTTAAAAAAGATAAAATTATCAAGTCTACATTAGAGCTACAAATTGTTACTGATTCAAGTGACATTTTATCTTTAGATGCAATAGAAGCAAGTGATTGGTTTTTAGTAAGTTCTGTATCTAAAGAAGCTTCAGTTAGTGAAGCTTTAGCTAATTTTGAGATTGATGGTTCTTCATTTACTATTTCAAGAGCTAATAAAGCAAAATGTCCAAGATGTTGGAAGTTTACTTCAGAAAGTGAAGATACACTTTGTTCAAGATGTGAAAGTGTGTTAAGTTAATGTTTGAATCTGAAGTAACATTAAACTTTATATTCTCGACAATAGCAGTAATTATATTTTTTACTGCTATGGGAATAGTTTATGTTAATAAAAAGAGTAAAGGTAAGTAGATATGATGCCATTTTCTGATGAAGACTTAAGACCACCAGTAAGTAATATTATTGAAACAAGAATTGCTCCAATGCTTGCAAGAGATGGTGGCGCTATAGAGTTATTAGATATAATAGGTGGAAGAGTATTTGTACAGTTACAAGGTGCATGTGTAGGATGTAGTGCAAGTGGAAGTACACTAAAATTCATTGTAGAAAAAGAGTTAAAAGCTGCAATTCATCCTGACCTTCAAATTGTAAATGTACCACAAGGTATGGAAAATAATTTACAGGAGCTTTAATGATAAATGAGAATAGATTATTTAATGAAGCAAATAGATATTTTTTAGATAAAAATTTTGAAAAAGCATTATTTATATATTCACAACTATCATCAAACTTTCCAGAGAATAAAGAGTATCCTATTTATGCTCTTTTTTGTGATATTGCAAGTGAAGATGAACAAAAAGCAATGTCCTTATATGACTATTTTTCAATAGCAAAAGATGAAAATATTGAAGAAGCTATCGCTTATGTAGAAGATGTAATTAATGCATATGATGGTGATATGGATAAGATGATGGAGATACTTAAGGATTTAAGTTCTTCAACTATAGATTCTCTTGATGCTATTAAATATGAAGATTTTAAAAGACTTATTGAATCAAGAGGTTCTTTTAGAATAGCTTTTGAAGATATTATGTTTTCTACAAAAGTTGCAATTGAATCAAAAGAGGATTTTTTTGATTTTGTAGATAAGCTAATAGAGAATGATTTTAATAGTACTGCTTATTCATATTTAGATGGCTTTAATGAATATTTTTCATATGATTCTAAAATAGAAGAACTTTATAAAAAACTAGAAGAGAAAAAACTTGCAATTAATCATAAATAATAAAATTTTCACAGATAATTCAAATGAAGCAGTAAAAGGAACAGTTTTTGTTCTTTCAAAACAAAATGAAAAGTTTAAAGAGGCTGCTATAGCAAATGGTTGTGAAAAGATAATTAAAGCAGATGAATTAAAAAACTATTTTGATATGAGTTCTATTAAAGTAATCGGTATTACTGGAACAAATGGTAAAACTACAACAGCGGCTGCTATTTATTCTATCCTTTTAGATTTAGGGTATAAAGTTGCCCTACAAGGAACAAGAGGATTTTTTATAAATGATGAGAGAGTAGAAGAGTACTCTTTAACAACTCCTGTTCAGCTTGGAAATTTTGCTCATATTCAAAAAGCAATTGAAAATGAGTGTCAGTTTTTTGTAATGGAAGTAAGTTCTCATGCTATTGAACAAAAAAGAATTGAGGGCTTAGAGTTTGAATTAAAAATTCATACAAATATTACAAGAGACCATTTAGATTATCACAAAACAATTGAAGAGTATATCAATGTTAAAAACTCTTTCTTTGATGATAATAGTAAAAAACTAATAAACAAAGATGATAAGGTAGTTAAGTTTAATCCAACAAATGCTTTAACTTACTCTTTAGATAATCCTTCAACTTATAAAGTAAATGCCTACTCTTTTAAAAATGGAACAAATGTAATGTTCTCTAAAATAGAAGAGATGTATTCGTATTCTTCTACTTTAATGGGTATTTTTAATATCTATAATTTAACAGCAGCAATTGCCGCAGTTGATATGGTTACAAGTAATAGTTTAGATGAGATATGTGCAGTTGTTGAAAATTTTGCGGGAGTTAGTGGAAGAATGGAAACAATTAGTACCAAGCCTTTTGTAATAGTTGATTTTGCACATACTCCTGATGGAATGAAAGAAGTATATGAAAGCTTCAATCATAAGAATATAATAACAGTATTTGGAGCAGGTGGGAATAGAGATAAAGAGAAAAGAGCACTTATGGGACAAATAGCTTCAAAGTTTGCAAAAACTATTATTGTAACTAGCGATAATCCTAGATTTGAAGACCCTGATTTAATTATTGAAGATATTTGTAAGGGTATTAACAATAAAAATAATCTTTATATTGAGGTAAATAGAAAAGAGGCTATTAAAAAAGGTATTGAACTTGCAAGACAAGATGAAGATTCAGTACTTTTAATCTTAGGAAAAGGTGATGAACCTTATCAAATTATTTATGACCAAAAAATGCCTTTAAG
This sequence is a window from Halarcobacter bivalviorum. Protein-coding genes within it:
- a CDS encoding NifU family protein, with the protein product MMPFSDEDLRPPVSNIIETRIAPMLARDGGAIELLDIIGGRVFVQLQGACVGCSASGSTLKFIVEKELKAAIHPDLQIVNVPQGMENNLQEL
- a CDS encoding UDP-N-acetylmuramoyl-L-alanyl-D-glutamate--2,6-diaminopimelate ligase is translated as MQLIINNKIFTDNSNEAVKGTVFVLSKQNEKFKEAAIANGCEKIIKADELKNYFDMSSIKVIGITGTNGKTTTAAAIYSILLDLGYKVALQGTRGFFINDERVEEYSLTTPVQLGNFAHIQKAIENECQFFVMEVSSHAIEQKRIEGLEFELKIHTNITRDHLDYHKTIEEYINVKNSFFDDNSKKLINKDDKVVKFNPTNALTYSLDNPSTYKVNAYSFKNGTNVMFSKIEEMYSYSSTLMGIFNIYNLTAAIAAVDMVTSNSLDEICAVVENFAGVSGRMETISTKPFVIVDFAHTPDGMKEVYESFNHKNIITVFGAGGNRDKEKRALMGQIASKFAKTIIVTSDNPRFEDPDLIIEDICKGINNKNNLYIEVNRKEAIKKGIELARQDEDSVLLILGKGDEPYQIIYDQKMPLSDKEEVLKYL